From Cannabis sativa cultivar Pink pepper isolate KNU-18-1 chromosome 8, ASM2916894v1, whole genome shotgun sequence, a single genomic window includes:
- the LOC115699773 gene encoding aldehyde oxidase GLOX, translating to MAFKNPSFFFHLALLLCLFKVSWSKLSGGHWVLLHSSIGISAMHMQLLKNDKVIIFDGLEVGPSNLSLPNRRCVRRTLNDKIDCTAHSVSYDIISNTVRPLTLHTNTWCSSGFVNPDGTLIQTGGYGDGIRKIRIFTPCQDNVVCDWAELVSLNLTDRRWYATNQVLPDGRAIVVGGRQSFSYEFFPKNSRNDMSYFLRFLWETMDPYEENNLYPFLHLLPDGNLFIFANNRSISFDYRRNLVVKEFPIIPGGCKRSYPSTGSSVLLPLILTRTRVGSSADFPEAEVMVCGGSPPGAYVKSNKERIFLQAARSCGRLKVTDPNPEWVMEDMPMPRVMPDMILLPTGDVIIINGAGNGTAGWNDAVNPVLNPVLYRTRNPPGRRFVVLNPTTIPRMYHSSALLLPNGQILVGGSNPHRTYNFTARPYHTELSLEAYHPYYLEPQYSNMRPSILTVELSMQTLSYGQMFSVTFVLPLYRPNPGISVGLVTPSFTTHSFGMNQRMLVLEVGRLEHLSIFAYKVSAQGPSTSTVAPPGYYMLFVVHSGVPSEGVWIKVQ from the coding sequence ATGGCGTTCAAGAACCCTTCGTTCTTCTTCCATCTAGCCCTACTTCTTTGTCTCTTTAAGGTTTCGTGGTCGAAGCTCTCCGGAGGTCACTGGGTTCTTCTTCATTCCAGCATCGGAATCTCTGCCATGCACATGCAGCTTCTAAAAAACGACAAGGTCATCATCTTCGACGGCTTAGAAGTCGGCCCTTCCAATCTTTCCCTCCCCAACCGCAGATGCGTCCGCCGCACCTTAAACGACAAAATCGACTGCACCGCTCATTCCGTCTCGTATGACATCATTTCAAACACCGTCCGTCCCCTCACGCTCCACACCAACACCTGGTGCTCCTCCGGCTTCGTCAACCCCGACGGCACCCTAATTCAGACAGGCGGCTACGGCGACGGAATAAGAAAAATCCGTATCTTCACGCCTTGTCAAGATAATGTTGTTTGCGACTGGGCTGAGCTGGTTAGCCTTAACCTCACGGACCGAAGATGGTACGCTACGAACCAAGTCTTGCCCGATGGTCGAGCCATTGTCGTCGGCGGTCGCCAATCGTTTAGTTACGAGTTCTTTCCCAAGAACTCTCGAAACGACATGTCGTATTTCCTGAGGTTCTTGTGGGAAACGATGGATCCTTATGAGGAGAATAATCTTTATCCGTTCTTGCATCTTTTGCCCGACGGGAACCTCTTCATCTTCGCCAACAACCGCTCTATCTCATTCGACTATCGCCGGAACTTGGTGGTCAAAGAGTTTCCCATTATACCCGGAGGCTGCAAACGAAGCTACCCGAGTACCGGATCATCGGTTCTCCTACCTCTGATTCTAACCCGGACTCGGGTGGGTTCAAGTGCGGATTTTCCGGAAGCGGAGGTAATGGTATGCGGTGGATCGCCGCCGGGGGCGTATGTGAAGTCCAACAAAGAGCGGATCTTCTTGCAGGCAGCGAGAAGTTGCGGTAGGCTGAAAGTGACCGACCCGAATCCAGAGTGGGTCATGGAGGACATGCCCATGCCACGTGTTATGCCGGACATGATACTCCTTCCTACGGGTGACGTCATCATCATCAACGGCGCCGGCAATGGTACGGCGGGATGGAACGACGCCGTAAACCCGGTTCTGAACCCTGTGCTTTACCGTACCCGTAACCCACCGGGTAGAAGATTCGTTGTTTTGAACCCGACCACCATACCCAGGATGTACCACTCTTCTGCTCTTTTACTGCCCAATGGCCAAATCTTAGTGGGCGGAAGTAACCCACACCGGACGTACAACTTCACAGCTAGACCGTACCACACGGAATTGAGCTTGGAAGCTTACCATCCCTACTATTTGGAACCACAGTACTCGAACATGAGGCCTTCGATCCTGACCGTCGAATTGAGTATGCAGACCCTGTCGTACGGCCAGATGTTCTCAGTGACGTTCGTATTGCCCCTTTACCGTCCGAATCCGGGGATCTCTGTTGGGCTCGTAACGCCGTCGTTTACAACGCACTCGTTTGGTATGAATCAGAGGATGTTGGTTTTGGAGGTGGGCCGGTTAGAGCACTTGTCTATTTTCGCTTACAAGGTCTCGGCCCAAGGCCCATCAACAAGCACGGTTGCCCCACCTGGATATTACATGTTGTTTGTTGTTCATTCTGGGGTTCCTAGTGAAGGTGTTTGGATCAAAGtgcaataa